Proteins from a single region of Pseudopedobacter saltans DSM 12145:
- a CDS encoding DUF1456 family protein — translation MSNNEIFKKLRVALHLRNDEIIEIMGLVDFRITKSELGAFFRKEDHPNFKKCGDQVLRNFLNGLVIHMRGRKETDNDENIED, via the coding sequence ATGAGTAATAACGAGATATTTAAAAAACTTAGGGTTGCATTGCACTTGCGTAATGATGAAATTATCGAGATTATGGGGCTTGTAGACTTTCGTATTACAAAGAGTGAATTGGGTGCGTTTTTTAGAAAAGAAGATCATCCAAATTTCAAAAAATGCGGAGATCAGGTTTTAAGAAACTTTTTAAATGGATTGGTTATTCATATGAGAGGACGAAAAGAGACAGATAACGACGAAAATATAGAAGATTAA
- the gcvH gene encoding glycine cleavage system protein GcvH — protein sequence MNFPAELKYTKDHEWVRIEGDAAYIGITDFAQRELGDIVFVDINTLGSEVTEGDVFGTVEAVKTVSDLFMPVTATILEVNPQLDGSPELVNTDPYGDGWMVKVSLPTAESKGLMSAQEYKDLVGA from the coding sequence ATGAATTTTCCAGCTGAGTTAAAGTATACAAAAGACCACGAGTGGGTTAGAATAGAAGGAGATGCAGCTTATATTGGTATTACAGATTTCGCTCAAAGAGAATTAGGAGATATCGTTTTTGTAGATATTAATACCCTGGGTTCTGAAGTGACGGAAGGAGATGTGTTTGGTACTGTAGAAGCGGTAAAAACAGTTTCTGACTTATTTATGCCTGTTACTGCTACTATTCTTGAAGTGAATCCACAATTAGATGGAAGTCCTGAACTGGTAAATACGGATCCTTATGGTGATGGATGGATGGTTAAAGTAAGTTTACCAACGGCAGAAAGCAAAGGATTAATGTCAGCACAAGAATATAAAGATTTAGTGGGCGCGTAA
- a CDS encoding VanZ family protein, which translates to MLKDIKYQGWAIIWTVVVLILCNLPSSDLPSSEKFFEGFDKMCHLGFFFVLAVLLLYGKIKQQKSYEYSWLTIIKIILLTAFIGGGIEILQWKVFTYRSAEWWDFFSDMVGVGMAVFSYMILHRKFKHA; encoded by the coding sequence ATGTTAAAAGATATAAAGTATCAAGGTTGGGCAATTATATGGACTGTCGTAGTCTTGATACTTTGTAATTTACCTTCTTCAGATCTTCCTTCATCAGAAAAATTCTTCGAAGGATTTGATAAAATGTGCCACTTAGGTTTTTTCTTTGTATTGGCTGTTTTGCTTTTATATGGTAAGATTAAGCAACAAAAAAGCTACGAATACAGTTGGCTAACCATCATTAAAATAATTTTATTAACTGCTTTTATAGGCGGAGGGATAGAAATATTACAGTGGAAGGTATTCACTTATAGATCAGCCGAATGGTGGGATTTCTTTTCTGATATGGTTGGAGTAGGTATGGCCGTTTTTAGTTACATGATATTACACCGAAAATTCAAGCATGCTTAA
- a CDS encoding FeoA family protein codes for MKLSQLNKGEQGIIKEFTDLEMSVKLMEMGCLPGEVIKVERIAPLGCPIAVSISGYQLSLRVQEASTIELI; via the coding sequence ATGAAACTTTCTCAATTAAACAAAGGCGAACAAGGAATTATCAAGGAGTTTACAGATTTAGAAATGTCTGTTAAGCTTATGGAAATGGGATGTTTGCCTGGAGAAGTTATTAAAGTAGAAAGAATTGCACCGTTGGGGTGTCCTATAGCTGTCAGCATTTCAGGCTACCAATTATCTTTAAGGGTACAGGAAGCTTCCACTATAGAGTTAATTTAA
- the feoB gene encoding ferrous iron transport protein B has protein sequence MEHNSIRVALVGNPNTGKSTIFNALTGLNQKVGNFPGITVDKKTGICKLPNGKVAEIIDLPGTYSLYPKSVDESIVFEVLSDPSQSSYPELVIIVADATNLKRNLLLYTQIADLKIPVIVALNMMDQAEKGNIEVDADALAKKLNIQVVPLAARKGKGINELKEAIANSTLLPLQYETIEIDTLAPQLIADIRQELNIDNSYVALQIAHQHENLKYLGKEKSDRIEELEQKHHFHTQKVQAQETIERYNFINEILADTVKYKSVALEENISNKIDHVLTHKVWGFVIFLAILLFIFNAIFSWSTYPMELIEGLFGWITEVGHENLPKGMLTNLLLDGVIAGLGGIVVFIPQIAILFAFIAILEDTGYMSRVTFMMDKLMRKFGLNGKSVVPMIGGLACAVPSIMAARTIESWKDRIITIMVTPLVSCSARLPVYTLLISLVIPERTVFGFLNIQALVLMGLYIISIVAALVVAWVMKIIIKAKDKGYFIMEMPVYRMPRWNNVLLTMYDKSKTFVLEAGKVIIAISIILWVLATFGPGKRFEQIDAKYEKELATANEAQAVHIETLISKEKLENSYIGIFGHTIEPLIRPLGYDWKIGIGLITSFAAREAFVGTMATIYSVDGGDEDTNTIRERMAVSINPVTGKPVYTLATGISLMLFYAFAMQCMSTVAIVHRETKSWKWPVIQIVYMTVMAYVCAMVAYQLLK, from the coding sequence TTGGAACATAACAGTATCAGAGTCGCACTGGTAGGTAACCCCAACACCGGGAAATCTACTATTTTCAACGCATTAACAGGTTTAAATCAAAAAGTCGGAAATTTTCCCGGCATAACCGTAGATAAAAAAACTGGTATCTGTAAATTACCAAATGGCAAGGTTGCAGAAATTATAGATTTACCCGGAACATATAGTTTATATCCTAAAAGTGTAGATGAATCTATTGTTTTCGAAGTCCTTTCAGATCCCAGCCAATCTTCTTATCCAGAACTAGTAATCATAGTAGCTGACGCTACAAACCTTAAAAGAAACTTACTTTTATATACTCAGATTGCAGATTTAAAGATTCCTGTCATCGTTGCGCTGAACATGATGGATCAGGCCGAGAAGGGGAATATAGAAGTCGATGCAGATGCATTGGCAAAAAAATTGAATATTCAGGTTGTGCCACTTGCTGCAAGAAAGGGGAAAGGAATAAATGAGCTGAAAGAAGCTATCGCAAATAGTACTTTACTTCCTTTGCAATATGAAACTATAGAAATAGATACTCTTGCTCCGCAACTAATCGCCGACATAAGACAGGAATTAAATATAGATAATTCATATGTCGCTTTGCAGATAGCTCATCAGCATGAGAATCTGAAGTATCTTGGTAAGGAAAAAAGCGATAGAATAGAGGAACTGGAGCAGAAACATCACTTCCATACACAAAAAGTACAGGCGCAGGAAACTATCGAGCGTTACAATTTCATTAATGAAATATTGGCGGATACCGTCAAATATAAATCCGTTGCTTTAGAAGAGAACATCAGCAATAAAATAGACCACGTTTTAACACATAAAGTCTGGGGATTTGTAATATTCTTAGCTATTCTGCTGTTTATATTTAATGCAATTTTTTCATGGTCGACCTATCCAATGGAGTTAATCGAAGGTCTTTTTGGATGGATAACAGAAGTGGGGCATGAAAATCTTCCCAAAGGGATGCTTACAAACCTTTTGTTGGATGGTGTTATTGCAGGACTCGGTGGGATTGTCGTTTTTATTCCTCAGATAGCCATTCTTTTTGCTTTTATAGCTATACTTGAAGATACCGGTTATATGTCCCGCGTTACTTTCATGATGGATAAACTGATGAGGAAATTCGGATTGAACGGAAAATCAGTTGTTCCGATGATAGGTGGACTTGCATGTGCAGTTCCGTCTATTATGGCGGCTCGAACTATAGAAAGTTGGAAAGATCGGATAATTACCATTATGGTAACGCCGTTGGTAAGTTGTTCTGCCCGCTTACCTGTATATACACTGTTAATCTCTTTAGTGATTCCAGAAAGAACCGTTTTTGGATTCTTAAATATTCAGGCTCTGGTATTAATGGGACTTTATATTATAAGTATTGTAGCCGCTCTTGTGGTCGCATGGGTAATGAAAATCATTATCAAAGCTAAAGACAAAGGTTATTTTATTATGGAAATGCCTGTTTATCGGATGCCGAGATGGAATAATGTACTGCTTACGATGTACGATAAATCCAAAACTTTCGTTTTGGAAGCAGGTAAAGTAATTATCGCCATTTCTATTATCTTATGGGTGTTGGCCACGTTTGGTCCCGGAAAAAGGTTTGAGCAAATCGATGCTAAATATGAAAAAGAATTAGCGACTGCCAACGAGGCACAAGCCGTACATATCGAAACCTTAATTTCAAAAGAAAAACTGGAAAACTCCTATATAGGAATTTTTGGGCATACCATAGAACCTTTGATACGCCCTTTGGGTTATGATTGGAAAATTGGAATTGGTTTGATAACATCTTTTGCCGCTCGCGAAGCATTTGTAGGTACTATGGCTACTATATATAGCGTTGATGGTGGAGATGAAGACACAAATACCATACGAGAGCGGATGGCGGTTTCAATAAATCCGGTTACTGGAAAACCGGTTTATACTTTGGCAACAGGAATTTCATTAATGTTATTTTATGCTTTTGCTATGCAGTGTATGAGTACTGTAGCTATTGTCCATCGCGAAACAAAATCCTGGAAATGGCCAGTAATACAGATAGTTTATATGACTGTTATGGCCTATGTTTGTGCTATGGTAGCTTATCAGCTATTGAAATAA
- a CDS encoding SprT family zinc-dependent metalloprotease: MDKKIQILSQYMPEKAAMLISEWIDKYRCEFKITKGRESKFGDYRAPFRNSGHRISVNHNLNPYAFLITTVHEFAHLLTFNQWKGKVKPHGAEWKNNFKMMMIPFFEMEILPSDVEKALAKYLKNPAASSCSDQVLFGVLRNYNEKIDNGFVSITEITENQIFEIKTGRKFKKLSKNRTRYKCLEISTGRIYLFSPLAEVRAIS; this comes from the coding sequence ATGGATAAAAAAATTCAGATATTAAGTCAATATATGCCGGAGAAAGCTGCAATGCTTATTTCCGAATGGATAGATAAATATCGTTGTGAATTTAAGATTACAAAAGGCAGGGAATCGAAATTTGGTGATTACAGAGCTCCGTTTCGAAATTCTGGCCATAGAATCTCTGTAAACCATAATCTTAATCCATATGCCTTTTTAATTACTACGGTGCATGAATTTGCACATTTGCTGACCTTTAATCAATGGAAGGGGAAAGTAAAACCACATGGCGCCGAATGGAAGAACAATTTTAAAATGATGATGATTCCGTTCTTTGAAATGGAGATATTACCTTCAGATGTAGAAAAGGCACTTGCTAAATATTTAAAAAATCCAGCTGCATCTAGTTGTAGCGATCAGGTGCTTTTTGGTGTTTTGCGCAATTATAATGAAAAAATAGATAATGGCTTTGTGAGTATCACCGAAATAACAGAAAACCAGATTTTCGAAATTAAGACTGGTAGAAAATTTAAAAAGCTTTCAAAAAATAGAACCAGATACAAATGTCTTGAGATTTCTACTGGCAGGATTTACCTTTTTAGCCCCCTTGCAGAAGTAAGGGCCATTTCTTAA
- a CDS encoding azurin, whose translation MNKFRLSVFAVIASLALFSCGGSGERKTENTATTPVETKPTEPPVTSSSAPLSQDIMLEGNDQMRFNATEFRVKAGEPVHLTLKHVGTMKKDVMGHNVVVLKMGSDLHAFDTEAIKAKSTDYIPKSLNNEIIAHTKLLSGGESDSITFTLDKPGTYEFLCSFPGHATFMKGKIIAE comes from the coding sequence ATGAATAAATTCAGATTAAGCGTATTCGCTGTTATTGCGAGTCTTGCGCTTTTCTCTTGTGGAGGATCAGGAGAAAGAAAAACAGAAAATACCGCTACTACTCCGGTAGAAACAAAACCAACCGAACCACCTGTTACAAGCTCTTCGGCTCCTTTATCACAGGATATTATGCTGGAAGGTAATGATCAAATGAGATTTAATGCCACAGAATTCAGAGTTAAAGCTGGAGAACCCGTTCATTTGACGCTAAAACATGTTGGAACCATGAAAAAAGATGTTATGGGCCATAATGTCGTTGTCTTGAAAATGGGATCCGATTTACATGCTTTTGATACAGAAGCTATCAAAGCAAAATCTACAGATTATATTCCTAAGTCTTTAAACAACGAAATAATTGCACATACAAAACTCTTAAGTGGTGGCGAATCCGACTCGATTACATTCACATTGGACAAACCAGGAACTTATGAATTCCTGTGTTCTTTTCCCGGACATGCTACTTTTATGAAAGGAAAAATTATAGCTGAATAG
- a CDS encoding LutB/LldF family L-lactate oxidation iron-sulfur protein: MTTFAQDFIRTSAEKAFDKEHRDIINYNIGKYDVAVDRGLSRLVNLEHAKRKGHVIKWKVMENLDKLLPEFETNFQKKGGKVIWANDAQEANREILEILKKHQAKSVIKSKSMVTEEIHLNDFLEKNGVESLESDLGEYIVQLLGQKPYHIVTPAMHLNKEKIAELFNRKFGTPIDATPEQLTLKARELLRDKYLTADVGITGANFLIADSGSIALTENEGNARLTTTFPKVHIAIVGFEKMIPSFADLALFWPMLATHGTGQNLTVYNSILSGPRQAHETDGPEEMYVILLDNGRTNLLAQKEQRQGLYCIRCGACLNGCPIYKNIGGYTYDTTYSGPIGSIITPHLQGMKDFKHLSYASSLCGKCSEVCPVKIDIHKMLLLNRRDAVNQNLSTKAENIGWFFWKKAMTNRKLVDLFSGKWKNFFLRNFFAKLWGKERVLPEVNQKSFSEEWKENNGIKKDA; the protein is encoded by the coding sequence ATGACAACGTTTGCCCAAGATTTTATACGTACTTCTGCAGAAAAAGCTTTTGATAAGGAACACAGGGACATCATCAATTATAATATTGGAAAATATGATGTTGCAGTAGATCGCGGTTTGTCCAGGCTGGTCAATTTAGAACATGCCAAAAGAAAAGGCCATGTAATAAAATGGAAAGTCATGGAAAATCTGGACAAGCTCCTTCCAGAATTCGAGACAAATTTCCAGAAAAAAGGTGGTAAAGTAATTTGGGCAAACGACGCGCAGGAAGCTAACAGAGAAATTCTTGAAATTCTAAAAAAGCACCAGGCAAAAAGTGTCATAAAATCCAAATCTATGGTAACAGAGGAAATTCATTTAAATGATTTTCTTGAAAAAAATGGCGTGGAATCCCTGGAATCAGATCTCGGTGAATATATAGTTCAATTGCTGGGACAAAAGCCTTACCATATTGTAACCCCGGCAATGCATTTAAATAAGGAAAAAATTGCCGAGTTGTTTAACAGAAAGTTTGGTACTCCAATAGATGCTACTCCCGAACAATTAACTTTAAAGGCTAGAGAACTTCTCAGAGATAAGTACCTTACTGCTGATGTCGGTATAACCGGAGCCAATTTCCTGATTGCAGACTCGGGGAGTATCGCTCTGACAGAGAATGAAGGAAATGCCAGACTGACAACAACATTTCCCAAAGTACATATTGCGATTGTAGGATTCGAAAAAATGATTCCTTCTTTTGCCGACCTGGCTCTTTTCTGGCCTATGCTTGCTACACATGGCACAGGACAAAATCTAACGGTATACAACAGCATTTTAAGCGGTCCCAGACAAGCACATGAAACTGATGGACCAGAAGAAATGTACGTTATATTACTGGACAATGGCCGTACAAACTTGCTTGCACAAAAAGAACAAAGACAGGGGTTATATTGTATTCGATGTGGCGCTTGCCTGAATGGCTGTCCGATATATAAAAATATAGGTGGTTATACCTACGATACAACTTATAGTGGCCCGATCGGATCAATTATCACTCCCCATTTGCAGGGAATGAAAGATTTCAAACATTTAAGCTATGCGTCAAGTTTATGTGGAAAATGTTCTGAGGTTTGCCCGGTTAAGATTGATATCCATAAGATGCTTTTGCTAAATCGCAGAGATGCCGTAAATCAAAATTTAAGTACGAAAGCGGAAAATATAGGTTGGTTCTTCTGGAAAAAAGCAATGACAAACAGAAAGCTTGTAGACCTTTTTAGTGGAAAATGGAAGAATTTCTTTCTAAGGAACTTCTTCGCTAAATTATGGGGAAAAGAAAGAGTATTGCCTGAAGTGAACCAAAAGTCCTTTAGTGAGGAGTGGAAAGAAAATAACGGAATCAAAAAAGACGCATAA
- a CDS encoding LacI family DNA-binding transcriptional regulator has product MFKPTTIKDIAKALNLSTSTVSRALRGGYEISEDTKKIVLEYAEKINFQRNPIALSLRERRSYSIGVVVCEVANQFFSQAIDGIESIAYSKGYHVIISQTHDKYNREVINTEHLANRSVDGLLISLSAETKDYAHLVRLHQQGLPIVFFDRILDSIKTHKVTSNNRDGAFKATEYLIKKGCRRIAHLANASQLSITSERKTGYEDALGKYGIPLDENLVRYCEYGGSNKQEVDEAVKYFLDMRDRPDAIFVASDRLSTGCLAALKKYNAKNNILIAGFSNSDVVELLNPSLSAVRQPAFEMGRKAAEMLISLIESKYPVEEFETAILETTFHENT; this is encoded by the coding sequence ATGTTTAAACCTACAACGATCAAAGACATTGCCAAGGCCTTGAATTTGTCGACTTCGACAGTTTCAAGAGCTCTTCGGGGAGGATATGAAATAAGCGAAGACACAAAGAAAATTGTACTTGAGTATGCGGAAAAGATTAATTTTCAGCGGAATCCAATTGCCTTAAGTCTTAGAGAGAGAAGAAGCTATTCTATTGGTGTAGTAGTTTGTGAAGTTGCCAATCAGTTTTTTTCCCAGGCAATTGATGGCATAGAATCTATTGCTTATAGCAAGGGATATCACGTTATTATATCACAAACTCACGATAAATACAATCGTGAGGTAATCAATACTGAACACTTGGCAAACAGGTCTGTAGACGGACTTTTAATTTCATTAAGTGCAGAAACTAAAGATTATGCCCACTTGGTGAGATTGCATCAGCAGGGTTTGCCGATTGTTTTTTTTGATAGAATTCTGGATTCTATAAAAACGCATAAAGTGACCAGCAACAATCGGGACGGTGCTTTTAAAGCGACGGAATATCTGATAAAAAAGGGTTGCAGACGTATTGCCCATCTGGCAAATGCATCGCAATTATCTATTACTTCTGAAAGAAAAACCGGTTATGAAGATGCTTTAGGGAAATATGGAATTCCGCTGGATGAGAATTTAGTAAGATATTGTGAGTACGGTGGAAGCAATAAGCAAGAGGTTGATGAAGCGGTAAAGTACTTTTTAGATATGCGCGATCGGCCTGATGCTATTTTTGTCGCAAGCGACAGATTAAGTACCGGATGCTTAGCTGCTTTAAAAAAATATAACGCCAAGAACAATATTCTAATTGCTGGCTTTAGTAATTCGGATGTTGTTGAACTTTTAAACCCTTCGTTATCTGCTGTTAGGCAACCTGCTTTTGAGATGGGGCGTAAAGCTGCGGAGATGTTAATCAGTCTGATAGAGAGTAAATATCCGGTGGAAGAGTTTGAAACAGCAATTTTGGAAACGACATTTCATGAAAATACCTAA